The following coding sequences lie in one Crassostrea angulata isolate pt1a10 chromosome 10, ASM2561291v2, whole genome shotgun sequence genomic window:
- the LOC128165241 gene encoding vitamin K-dependent gamma-carboxylase-like: MKDKGKQRGSTNTPKQMDTNRGAASPSTSLLRYLCQPTDPANLAVLRIAFGTLMMIDIPQERGMSHADVRWGRKDVCRFPLFSDLKVAPLEWMYIIYLIMFIGALGITLGLFYRISCLLFSSTYWYIILLDKTAWNNHSYLYGLMGILLMAVDGNRCWSLDGLINRSINNAHVPFWNYFICRTQIFLVYFIAGLKKLDQDWITGYSMQKLSRNWVFDPFRLLLTDEQIDLFIVHMGGLTIDMFGGIFLLFDKTRPIAIFFLSSFHIMNSTMFSIGMFPYAMLATLPLFCAVDWPRKVIPRLPKFLRVLFLTETEIQPSSHCLYSKEEIKPEGKNLDNKVPVNSQSAPPTSPSLVHRLGVTFTIIHIAIQLFLPYSHGITKGYNNWTNGLYGYSWDMMVHSWTTQHVRLSYKDKISGKEGFLDPAAFVDGVGKRWSSHGDMVVQYAHCVADILKNYNMSVELYFDIWKSMNKRFQQRMFDPRVNIMDVEWSPFKEVSFAMPLLLDLSPWRSKLQEMEKELIDTSNYTDVVFVADFPGLHLEAFIQEDLGNTSITLLSGSVVVELVELKKNYSLNPGDKIQVPPGQFHKVHTVSEEPSCYMYIYINTTYVEIMEKVETVEKTMSEKNISAETAIKRKLSRQDPYVDDVRQEIERRHTEVKEKTFLDGVKEFITKKVKMLTRSWTFLVGALQSVVLRSSFDDFLDKKYSENEKANSILPETVT, translated from the exons ATGAAGGACAAAGGAAAGCAGAGGGGGTCCACCAACACACCCAAGCAGATGGACACTAACAGGGGTGCAGCCTCACCCTCCACTTCCCTCTTAAGATACCTGTGTCAGCCCACAGACCCAGCTAACTTGGCCGTTTTGAGGATTGCCTTTG GTACTCTGATGATGATTGACATTCCCCAGGAGAGAGGAATGTCCCATGCAGACGTTAGGTGGGGTAGGAAAGATGTCTGCAGGTTCCCTCTTTTCAGTGACCTCAAAGTGGCCCCACTGGAATGgatgtatatcatatatctcaTTATGTTTATAG GTGCCCTAGGTATAACTTTAGGACTATTTTATCGGATCAGCTGTCTGCTATTTAGCTCGACCTACTGGTACATAATCCTGTTGGACAAAACAGCATGGAACAACCACTCCTATCTGTATGGCCTGATGGGAATTCTTCTAATGGCAGTAGATGGTAACCGGTGTTG GTCCTTAGATGGCCTGATTAACAGATCTATCAACAATGCACATGTGCCATTTTGGAATTACTTCATCTGCAGAACACAG ATATTTCTGGTGTACTTCATTGCTGGCTTAAAGAAGTTAGACCAGGACTGGATCACTGGGTATTCCATGCAGAAATTGTCCAGAAACTGGGTGTTTGATCCATTTAG GCTTTTATTGACGGATGAGCAGATAGATTTATTTATTGTACACATGGGAGGCCTGACTATTGACATGTTTGGGGGAATTTTCCTGTTGTTTGACAAAACTAGACCCATTGCCATCTTCTTCCTGTCCTCATTTCATATCATGAACTCCACAATGTTTTCCATAG GAATGTTTCCCTATGCCATGCTTGCCACTCTGCCACTGTTCTGTGCTGTTGATTGGCCAAGGAAAGTTATTCCCAGACTGCCAAAGTTTTTGAGAGTTCTGTTTTTGACCGAGACAGAAATCCAACCCAGTTCTCACTGTTTATATAGCAAAGAGGAGATCAAGCCAGAGGGAAAGAATCTG GATAATAAAGTACCTGTTAACTCCCAATCAGCCCCACCCACCTCTCCCTCACTGGTTCACAGACTTGGAGTCACATTTACCATTATACATATTGCTATACAACTGTTCCTGCCTTATTCCCATGGAATAACAAAG GGGTACAACAACTGGACCAATGGTCTATATGGTTACTCCTGGGATATGATGGTTCATTCCTGGACAACACAGCATGTGCGACTCTCCTATAAGGACAAGATCTCAGGAAAAGAAGGGTTCCTTGATCCTGCT gCATTTGTTGATGGTGTTGGGAAAAGATGGAGTAGCCATGGAGACATGGTAGTCCAGTATGCACACTGTGTGGCAGACATCTTGAAAAATTACAACATGTCAGTCGAACTCTATTTTGACATTTGGAAATCAATGAATAAAAGATTTCAACAAAG AATGTTTGACCCCAGAGTAAATATAATGGATGTGGAGTGGTCCCCCTTTAAAGAGGTCTCCTTTGCTATGCCATTGCTACTTGATTTATCACCATGGAGATCCAAGTTACAGGAGATGGAAAAGGAGCTGATAGATACCTCTAACTATACAGATGTCGTTTTTGTGGCAGATTTTCCAg GGCTTCATCTGGAAGCTTTTATCCAAGAAGATCTTGGGAACACTAGCATCACTTTACTATCGGGGAGTGTTGTGGTGGAGCTTGTGGAGCTAAAAAAGAATTACAGCCTCAACCCAGGTGATAAAATTCAG GTGCCCCCTGGTCAGTTCCACAAAGTTCACACAGTGTCTGAGGAACCttcctgttacatgtatatctatatcaACACTACTTATGTCGAAATTATGGAGAAGGTGGAGACAGTTGAGAAAACAATGAGTGAGAAAAATATAAGTGCAG AAACAGCTATCAAGAGAAAACTATCCAGACAGGACCCATATGTTGACGATGTGAGGCAAGAAATTGAAAGAAGGCACACTGAAGTAAAGGAAAAGACTTTCTTGGATGGAGTCAAAGAATTCATAACCAAAAAAGTAAAGATGCTCACTAGAAG ctGGACATTTTTGGTTGGAGCTTTGCAGAGTGTTGTGCTGAGGTCTTCGTTTGATGATTTTCTGGACAaaaaatatagtgaaaatgaAAAGGCTAATTCTATCTTACCAGAAACTGTTACCTAG
- the LOC128165244 gene encoding 18S rRNA aminocarboxypropyltransferase-like: MGKHNKQFTGKKKTNNDRRRHRDDKFDVDKCNRDFGSCQIDSDEESPSYAPENFPCPLGMWDLEHCDPKKCSGRKLGRLGYVKTLRLQQRFSGLILSPMGVKCVSPQDREIVGEHGVAVIDCSWARLEDTPFSRMRGGHPRLLPYLVATNPINYGKPCTLSCVEAYAAAFYITGYKELGEILLKKFKWGHTFYEVNEELLEKYAKCKDSADVVAAQKEYLEQLEVEHNKPKQDLTDIDMDLEHCNPNRRVGELPPSDSSDDSEEEEDDDEEEKEREEKNEKEEEEEEEESEEQHSAEECNKRDSACGGTDKGESPQCKPSIGTSTSPT, from the exons ATGGGAAAGCACAATAAACAGTTCAcaggaaaaaagaaaacaaacaacgACAGAAGGCGACACAGAGACGACAAGTTTGATGTCGATAAGTGTAACAGAGATTTTGGCTCATGTCAGATTG ACAGTGATGAAGAATCTCCATCATATGCCCCTGAAAACTTCCCATGTCCATTAGGCATGTGGGATTTGGAGCATTGTGATCCCAAAAAATGCAGTGGTAGAAAACTAGGACGATTGGGATATGTGAAAACTCTTAGACTGCAACAGAGGTTTAGTGGACTAATACTGTCACCAATGGGGGTCAAGTGTGTGTCTCCACAGGACAG GGAGATTGTGGGGGAGCATGGAGTGGCGGTGATAGATTGCTCCTGGGCTCGATTAGAGGACACCCCCTTCTCTAGAATGAGAGGGGGCCACCCTCGTCTCCTTCCTTATCTGGTGGCCACAAACCCAATCAACTACGGAAAGCCGTGCACATTGTCCTGTGTAGAGGCTTACGCTGCAGCTTTCTATATCACAG GATACAAAGAACTTGGTGAAATTCTCCTGAAAAAGTTTAAATGGGGTCATACATTTTATGAGGTGAATGAGGAATTGCTGGAAAAATATGCCAAGTGTAAAGACAGCGCTGACGTTGTGGCAGCTCAGAAAGAGTACTTAGAACAGTTGGAAGTGGAACACAACAAGCCTAAACAAG ATCTGACAGACATAGACATGGATCTGGAGCACTGTAATCCAAACCGAAGAGTGGGAGAACTTCCACCTAGTGACAG TTCTGATGACAGTGAAGAGgaagaagatgatgatgaagaaGAGAAGGAGAGAGAGGAGAAGAATGAaaaggaggaggaggaggaagaagaGGAGAGTGAGGAGCAGCATTCTGCTGAGGAGTGCAATAAGAGGGACAGTGCTTGTGGAGGCACAGATAAAGGGGAATCTCCCCAATGCAAGCCTTCCATAGGAACCTCAACAAGTCCAACTTAA
- the LOC128165243 gene encoding N-acetylglucosamine-1-phosphotransferase subunit gamma-like, with amino-acid sequence MGAAILWSCDLCWFPMKKNMSASTKRRRLFCICIAFEHVLPILLCLLMVMKHTVSEMVSMKIVEEPSSYGLNSYNFASHTTDDKKLKMRIQPSNFSGPAHLKRLYGKCFSKEMNEYRYELCPFFNVTQHEQSYRWNPFSGVLGVWQEWEIENNTFTAMEMREGEKCGDIHRTVKVIFVCGDKHDIVNVTEPSTCNYHMRFISPYVCHRDSMLVYPTLSEELQGAWDELEGELYREELTQKGYKKQLRKIFEKAGYYIPQEEKKLLSEQAVKREEEEKKEENGQFDTLLKCTEEYRKLKKEIEGLRTLLAVKESKDAADVLFGNSTSESTQTKKSKRKSKVGKFLKSISKTKT; translated from the exons ATGGGCGCAGCCATATTGTGGTCATGTGACCTTTGCTGGTTCCCGATGAAGAAAAACATGTCTGCTTCGACGAAAAGGAGGAGATTGTTTTGCATCTGTATTGCATTTGAACACGTTTTACCTATTTTATTGTGTCTGTTGATGGTTATGAAACACACAG tttCAGAGATGGTTAGCATGAAAATTGTTGAGGAACCATCCAGCTATGG TCTCAACAGTTACAACTTCGCTAGTCACACAACAGAtgacaaaaaattaaagatgaGGATACAGCCAAGTAATTTCTCAGGACCTGCTCATTTAAAAAGGCTCTATGGGAAATGTTTCTCAAAGGAGATGAACGA GTACAGATATGAGCTTTGTCCATTCTTTAATGTGACTCAACATGAACAGTCCTACAGATGGAATCCATTTAGCGGAGTACTTGG TGTATGGCAAGAGTGGGAGATTGAGAATAATACATTTACTGCCATGGAAATGAGAGAGGGTGAAAAATGTGGTGATATTCATCGAACTGTCAAG GTGATTTTTGTTTGTGGAGATAAGCATGACATTGTGAACGTAACAGAGCCGTCCACCTGTAACTACCACATGAGATTTATCTCCCCATACGTCTGTCACAGAGACTCGATGCTAGTGTACCCCACCCTCAGTGAGGAGCTACAGGGGGCGTGGGATGAGCTGGAGGGGGAGCTCTACAGGGAGGAGCTCACGCAGAAA ggGTATAAAAAACAATTGcggaaaattttcgagaaagcTGGATATTACATTCCACAAGAAGAAAAAAAGCTTTTATCAGAACAAGCTGTGAAGCGTGAGGaagaagagaaaaaagaagaaaacggACAGTTTGATACCTTGCTTAAATGTACAGAG GAATATAGAAAACTGAAGAAAGAAATTGAAGGATTGAGAACTCTCTTAGCAGTGAAAGAAAGTAAAG atGCAGCCGATGTTTTATTTGGTAATTCAACATCAGAATCAACACAGACAAAGAAGTCTAAACGTAAAAGTAAAGtggggaaatttttgaaatcaatatcCAAAACAAAGACATAG